From a single Streptomyces sp. NBC_00377 genomic region:
- a CDS encoding HIT family protein → MLPSMTSEPEQQIGVGTQDAFQRLWTPHRMAYIQGENKPTGPGADDGCPFCSIPAKSDEDGLVVRRGEHVYAVLNLYPYNGGHLMTVPYRHVADYTDLTVPETAELAELTKQAMTALRTASGAQGFNIGMNQGSVAGAGIAAHLHQHIVPRWGGDTNFMPVVGHTRVLPQLLADTRKMLADAWPATAR, encoded by the coding sequence ATGCTGCCTAGCATGACGAGTGAGCCGGAACAGCAGATCGGAGTGGGCACGCAGGACGCGTTCCAGCGTCTGTGGACGCCCCACCGGATGGCCTACATCCAGGGTGAGAACAAGCCGACCGGCCCGGGTGCCGACGACGGCTGTCCCTTCTGCTCGATCCCGGCCAAGTCCGACGAGGACGGGCTGGTCGTCCGGCGCGGCGAGCACGTGTACGCGGTGCTGAACCTGTACCCGTACAACGGCGGCCATCTGATGACCGTCCCCTACCGGCACGTGGCCGACTACACCGACCTGACGGTGCCGGAGACCGCCGAGCTCGCCGAGCTGACCAAGCAGGCGATGACGGCCCTGCGCACCGCGTCCGGCGCGCAGGGTTTCAACATCGGGATGAACCAGGGGTCCGTCGCGGGCGCCGGGATCGCCGCCCACCTGCACCAGCACATCGTGCCCCGCTGGGGCGGCGACACGAACTTCATGCCGGTGGTGGGCCACACGCGCGTACTGCCGCAACTCCTGGCGGACACGAGGAAAATGCTGGCGGACGCCTGGCCGGCGACGGCCCGCTAG